Proteins from a single region of Antechinus flavipes isolate AdamAnt ecotype Samford, QLD, Australia chromosome 2, AdamAnt_v2, whole genome shotgun sequence:
- the LOC127546712 gene encoding LOW QUALITY PROTEIN: histone acetyltransferase KAT2B-like (The sequence of the model RefSeq protein was modified relative to this genomic sequence to represent the inferred CDS: substituted 1 base at 1 genomic stop codon) produces MSLWIYLGCGNRGEKRKMNDLHPLEETKRPRVVGDIPIELINEVMSTITDPAAMLGPETNFLSAHSARDEAARLEERRGVIEFHVVGNSLNQKPNKKIMMWLVGLQNVFSHQLPRMPKEYITRLVFDPKHKTLALIKDGRVIGGICFRMFPSQGFTEIVFCAVTSNEQVKGYGTHLMNHLKEYHIKHSILNFLTYADEYAIGYFKKQGFSKDIKVPKTKYVGYIKDYEGATLMGCELNPRIPYTEFSVIIKKQKEIIKKLIERKQAQIRKVYPGLSCFKDGVRQIPIESIPGIRETGWKPSGKERGKEPKDPDQLYSTLKNILQQVKSHQSAWPFMEPVKRTEAPGYYEVIRFPMDLKTMSEXLKNRYYVSKKLFMADLQRVFTNCKEYNPPESEYYKCANILEKFFFTKIKEAGLIDK; encoded by the exons ATGTCGCTTTGGATCT ACTTGGGATGTGGGAAccgaggagaaaagagaaaaatgaacgACCTTCATCCCCTGGAGGAGACCAAGAGACCCAGAGTTGTAGGGGATATTCCCATTGAGTTGATCAATGAAGTCATGTCTACCATTACAGACCCTGCCGCAATGCTGGGACCAGAGACCAACTTTCTATCAGCACATTCAGCCCGGGATGAAGCCGCCAGGCTGGAAGAGCGCCGGGGTGTGATAGAATTCCATGTGGTTGGCAACTCTCTGAATCAGAAGCCTAACAAAAAGATCATGATGTGGCTGGTTGGCTTACAGAATGTCTTCTCTCATCAGCTCCCTAGAATGCCCAAAGAGTATATCACACGCCTCGTCTTTGACCCTAAGCACAAGACCCTCGCTCTGATTAAAGATGGCCGTGTGATCGGTGGGATCTGTTTCCGAATGTTCCCATCGCAAGGATTCACAGAGATTGTCTTCTGTGCCGTAACTTCCAATGAGCAAGTCAAGGGCTATGGAACTCACCTCATGAATCACCTGAAAGAATACCATATAAAACATAGCATCCTGAACTTTCTTACGTATGCTGACGAATATGCAATTGGATACTTCAAGAAACAAGGTTTCTCCAAAGATATCAAAGTACCCAAAACCAAATACGTTGGCTACATCAAGGACTATGAAGGAGCCACACTGATGGGCTGTGAATTAAACCCCCGGATCCCATACACAGAATTTTCTGTCATCatcaaaaaacagaaagagataatTAAGAAGCTGATAGAAAGGAAGCAAGCCCAGATTCGAAAGGTCTACCCTGGACTTTCGTGTTTTAAAGACGGAGTACGCCAGATTCCAATAGAAAGCATTCCTGGCATTAGAGAGACAGGCTGGAAACCAAGTGgaaaagaaagaggcaaagagcCCAAAGATCCTGATCAGCTTTACAGCACATTAAAGAACATCCTGCAGCAGGTGAAGAGCCATCAAAGCGCTTGGCCCTTCATGGAACCCGTGAAGAGAACGGAAGCTCCCGGATATTATGAAGTTATAAGGTTCCCTATGGATTTGAAAACCATGAGTGAATGACTCAAGAATAGGTACTACGTATCTAAGAAATTATTCATGGCAGACTTACAGCGGGTATTTACCAATTGCAAAGAGTACAACCCCCCTGAGAGCGAATACTACAAATGTGCCAATATCCTGGAGAAATTCTTCTTCACCAAAATTAAGGAAGCTGGATTAATTGACaagtga